From a region of the Kwoniella mangroviensis CBS 8507 chromosome 1 map unlocalized Ctg01, whole genome shotgun sequence genome:
- a CDS encoding ATP-dependent protease La codes for MTTPLLPSSLPLIPLPPPQVLYPHMGITIPLSTTQLAQVLGAVQSNLGGKGGNGERGMVGVVPVADGDRRVGRWGCAARIKNVHKSPNDDDTYHLAVQGLARIRLPRSLPPILSILPSIPVPTSPYSLPLPSVIPPTTDILPLAFKLLPEELHNHMNTSPPSLLCDILVTILEVDRDTRIELLGIPDIELRSQKVKSILINLITSRGLTPSSSPSNNEKALIVKPRQPQPLSVIGGKPKPPLGSGSNPFPEDLRPLFELFQRRLDELSLNARETIQRELMRLSKIPPQSADYSVSRTYIEWLLALPFKRVSENYEIDLKSARSRLDGDHEGLEGVKRRVIEYLAVYRLKKQLFDESQEKKALLNSSQSAQSNDKLDREDEKNLLELIPSSTSAKQITKTLQDNPSIGGDDEPPADAYRDTGPILLLVGPPGVGKTSIAKSLATSLGRKFHRISLGGVRDEAEIRGHRRTYVSALPGLLVQAMRKVGVSNPLILLDELDKVGHGGFHGDPSAALLEALDPAQNWNFHDHYLGDVPIDLSQVLFIATANSLDTISWPLLDRCEVIECSGYIIPEKLAIAQKFLLPKQIKECGMNDTLVKMEKGVLEKIVTEYTRESGVRELERQIGKLCRNKAVQYSISREPSNHESANEYESRVSVEDVERILGVSHYGREKPELGVRPGVVNGLSYNGSGNGSLLIIETLLVPGGSGRLVITGRLGEVFRESIELCLTWVKSRSLSLGITDLPEQDPLKGYDIHYHIPEGAIQKDGPSAGIATVLAFISLLTGKAVSSDIAITGEMSLRGSCLRIGGVKEKVIGAHRVGVNKIILPRTNRPDVDADIPDLVKKQMQFVYVDKIEQAIEEVWGKDIWVGPGAGERDVRIKVDARL; via the exons ATGACAAcacctcttctaccttcttccctgcccctcatccctctccctcCGCCTCAAGTGCTCTACCCTCATATGGGAATCACCATACCGCTCTCCACCACCCAGCTCGCTCAAGTACTTGGTGCCGTACAGTCCAACTtgggtgggaaaggtgggaATGGCGAGAGAGGCATGGTGGGTGTCGTACCTGTTGCAGATGGAGATAGGAGGGTaggaagatggggatgtg CTGCCAGAATCAAGAACGTCCACAAGAGTCCGAACGACGATGACACATATCACCTGGCCGTACAGGGATTG GCCCGTATCCGCCTCCCTCGATCTCTCCCTCCAATCCTCTCAATTCTCCCTTCCATACCCGTTCCTACATCCCCCTACTCCCTCCCACTTCCATCGGTGATTCCACCCACCACCGATATCCTACCTCTCGCATTCAAATTACTTCCTGAAGAACTCCATAATCACATGAACACCTCTCCTCCATCTTTGTTATGTGATATACTCGTGACTATCCTGGAGGTGGATCGAGATACGAGAATCGAATTATTGGGTATACCAGATATCGAATTACGATCTCAGAAAGTCAAATCTATACTCATAAACCTCATTACATCAAGAGGTCTCACACCGTCATCGTCTCCATCGAATAatgagaaagctttgatagtCAAACCTAGACAACCTCAACCGCTTTCCGTTATTGGCGGTAAacccaaaccacctttaGGATCGGGATCAAATCCTTTCCCAGAGGATTTACGACCCCTCTTTGAACTATTCCAAAGGAGGTTAGATGAATTGTCGTTAAATGCAAGAGAAACGATCCAGAGGGAATTGATGAGATTAAGTAAGATCCCACCTCAATCGGCAGATTATAGCGTATCGAGAACGTATATAGAATGGTTATTGGCCCTTCCATTCAAGAGGGTCAGTGAGAATTATGAGATCGATTTGAAGAGTGCGAGAAGCAGATTGGATGGGGATCATGAGGGCTTGGAAGGGGTTAAGAGGAGGGTGATTGAGTATTTGGCTGTTTATAG ACTGAAGAAACAATTATTCGACGAATcacaagagaagaaagctctTCTGAATTCCTCTCAGAGTGCTCAGAGTAATGATAAGCTCGATcgggaagatgaaaagaacCTTTTAGAGcttataccttcttcgacttCTGCCAAACAAATTACCAAGACACTGCAGGACAACCCATCCATTGGTGGGGACGATGAACCTCCCGCTGATGCGTATAGGGATACAGGACCGATATTGTTATTGGTGGGTCCACCTGGTGTTGGTAAAAC GTCAATCGCAAAATCACTAGCTACATCACTAGGAAGGAAGTTCCATCGCATCTCCCTAGGAGGTGTGAGGGATGAAGCGGAGATTCGAGGACATAGGAGAAC CTACGTGAGCGCATTGCCCGGATTGCTCGTGCAGGCCATGCGTAAAGTAGGCGTATCGAACCCCCTCATATTGCTCGATGAGCTTGATAAAG TTGGACACGGCGGTTTTCACGGGGATCCTTCTGCTGCGTTGCTTGAAGCGCTTGATCCAGCGCAGAATTGGAATTTCCACGATCA CTACCTCGGCGACGTACCCATCGATCTTTCACAAGTACTTTTCATCGCTACCGCCAACAGCCTCGATACGATCTCCTGGCCTTTACTAGACAGATGCGAAGTGATCGAATGTTCCGGATATATCATCCCCGAAAAACTAGCCATCGCACAAAAGTTTCTGTTGCCTAAACAAATCAAGGAATGTGGGATGAATGATACCCTAGTGAAAATGGAGAAAGGCGTATTGGAGAAAATCGTTACAGAATATACGAGAGAA TCCGGAGTGAGAGAACTCGAAAGACAAATTGGCAAATTATGCAGGAACAAAGCTGTTCAATATTCCATCTCAAGAGAACCATCCAACCATGAGAGTGCGAATGAGTACGAATCAAGGGTCAGTGTAGAAGATGTAGAGAGAATTTTGGGAGTGTCGCATTATGGTAGAGAAAAACCTGAGCTTGGTGTTAGACCAGGTGTGGTCAA CGGTCTATCGTATAATGGCTCAGGTAATGGCAGTCTGTTGATCATTGAGACGCTGCTCGTACCTGGTGGATCCGGTAGGTTGGTAATTACAGGCAGATTAGGGGAGGTATTTAGAGAAAGTATAGAGTTGTGTCTCACTTGG GTGAAATCTCGTTCATTGAGCTTGGGTATCACCGATTTACCCGAACAAGATCCCTTGAAAGGATATGACATTCAT TACCATATACCGGAGGGAGCGATTCAAAAAGATGGGCCTAGTGCAGGTATCGCAACTGTATTAGCATTTATCAGCCTGCTTACTGGTAAAGCAGTAAGTAGCGATATAGCTATCACCGGTGAGATGTCTTTGAGAGggtcatg CTTGAGGATTGgaggagtgaaagagaaagtgataGGTGCTCATAGAGTAGGAGTGAACAA GATAATCCTCCCTAGGACCAATCGACCAGACGTGGATGCAGATATACCTGATTTAGTCAAGAAGCAAATGCAATTCGTTTATGTAGATAAGATCGAACAGGCGATCGAGGAAGTATGGGGTAAAGATATCTGGGTGGGACCCGGAGCAGGGGAGAGAGATGTGAGAATAAAAGTTGATGCGAGGTTGTAA